A segment of the Ipomoea triloba cultivar NCNSP0323 chromosome 1, ASM357664v1 genome:
tttggtGATCGAGAAAATTTCAGTCGctattcaataaataaattttatttctgtgtaataatttataaatcacATACGAAGTTAACCACTTATTCATTGTTGATGTTCGTGCATTATGTGGattcactttaaaaaattacctcagtttttcttttctttttctttttgtctttttttgttTCAAACAATGTTAAGACATGACCAAAGTAACATTTCGTGGAGGACACACGTCATTTTTCATATCAAGCCATATAATTTTGACCattggagaaaaagaagaagataagtTGCCACTTGCCAACTTAGAAAATGGACCATGTAACTATGCTACCTAGTCGTCGTTATGTCAATTCCTCTGCTTCTATAATAATTCAAAGGCTCCAGGCAAGTTCAATCtcaaattaattctttgaaATTTGGTACTAGCTAAAAGACACAAGATTTCAAAATCAAGTACTCAAGGATAAATTGCCTAATTTGTAACAAATAATGGAGTATTTGTTTGGATTTTTCGGTTacattatactccgtattagttcatttattatatttggcTATTATGTTTTCATAACGGCAAATTAAAGTGATTTtataatatcaataataattttgattagGGGCAACCTCGCCAAATCTGTCAAGTTTATCGGGTGAGctcaactaattttttttttaaattagcattttaaagattttattttaataaactagcACATTTacgttaataaatataaacttcaaCGTCATTTACTGAATTTAAATCTTCgtttccaaaattcaattcaaaaaatataatgcaagaatgaataattaattcaaGTTATTCCAAGCATCTAACATCCAGATCTCCATAAACTACAAACAGAAAGACACAAGTCTATAATTCACATACCACAAATCCACAATCAACACTAGAGtttaaaacaacaaacaatCAAACGTAAAACAAAGATATTTCTATAtagttcaaaataaaataagagtataaaaatatgtagttgtacaatacaataattaaatacCCATTTGTAGCAATTCAATGATCAAGCATagaaattaagtatataaaaactgaattattagtttataaaacaaataattataattaaaatctaattaaGTAAACACTAAAAGACTAAACatttaagtaattaaatatttaaacctgATACAAATAAATCTACTTAAGTAATTAAACACTTAATGGATGCTTATTGTAACTAATTGTTGGAGAGCTAAATTGTTAagttggagtttttttttttcgttttctttttttttttgctaatggGGCTAATTTGACAGCCCGATTAGGCTGGCTCTtatcaaactattttttttgtcCTAACCgcataatttttaacaaaaatttgttTGAGAGACTGGtcgaatctttaattaatgatattAAAGATTCGAcacattaatcaaagatttaatttattaataaaaaattaaactcgtctcacgaattgagacATGTGAGACGATCTCACGCAAATATTACCCATAATTTTTTAGCCTTAACATGTTAGCTCATCTTTTTGGGATATAATTGGTATTCTTAATCTTATGTTTAAAGTCTAAAAGTTACTAAAGGAGGTAAATCGCGAATTATCTCATTGGCCCTTATATTCTCACCCCTAATTGTACACTATGTGCACAATAGGTCTCATATCTTCTCATAATCTCATCGGTTAATTTCTCCCGATGATCAGTAAATTTCCAATGAAATTTGAACATTACGCTGCCATTGAGACATGACTTTAAGACGGTCAATCGAACTAATTGAGCAGCCTACGAGCCAATCAATCATTTTAGGTCAAGGAGAGCACATGAATTCATGGGATCTCCTTTCAGAGATGGCATACTGAATCTCCTTCCAGGAACATcccaagaaaaattaaaataatcaatatatTGTATGTATCTATTCAAACTCTTGCTCCCCActtcttcttgaaattgagctaaTATTGACTTTGATCCATTCTTTCGTGGTGAGGaagaaatcaaaaaaaaaataaattatccaCCCATAAATTACAAAGAGAATCTAGCAGAGAAGCCATGGAGAAAATGGAAGAAACAGCCTGCAAATCAGAATCCCCAGAAATCTCCCTGAGGCCAATGGAGCTCTCGGACCTGGATGATTTCATGGAGTGGGCAACAGATGAGAGGGTGAGCCGTTTCTGTACGTGGGACACCTACACTTGTAGAGACCAAGCAGTGGATTTTATAAAGAACATTGCAATCCCACACCCATGGCTGAGAGTGATTTGCCTTGAAAACAGGGTAATTGGGGCAATTTCTGTGACCCCAATGTCTGGGAACGACAGTTGCAGAGGTGAGCTTGGGTATGTGTTGACTCACAAGTACTGGGGCAAAGGGATTGCAACAAGGGCAGTGAAGATGGTGGCCTCTGCAATCTTCTCAGAGTGGCCTCACATGGAGAGGCTTGAGGCTCTGGTAGATGTGGATAACAAAGGGTCCCAGAGGGTATTGGAGAAATCTGGGTTTTTGAGAGAAGGGGTTTTGAGGAAGTACCATATCCTTAAAGGGAGATCTAGAGATTTTGTGATTTACAGCCTCCTCTCCTCAGATTCCCCTTCTCTAGGCTAGTCACTTTAACCTTATCTGTTTATTACATATATGAATCGTTGATTCATGTTATTGGGTCCAGAGAAAATCTTTTCTTGTGCACCATAGTCTGATCTACTTTATTGTTTGTGTGGGCAGTAATGGAGCCCATGGAGATTGATGGATATGGCAGGCAGAGTTGAGAAACAGGGCTTCTATGTGATAGTGTTCTTGATGAAATAAAAGTGTATATTTTGTTACCATTACTACTTTGTAAGTTGAATAATCATTGTAAAAATTCTTTGTATATTTTCGACATATACACTGTGTTTGTTAATGATGatctttgaatttaaaaatgtcAAAGAATCATTGGttgtcaattgttatatcatggacaagtgttcatattacattgtgaatcctgatacaaaaacaatataccttcggttaacatattatgtacttacagttaatttaacttgataattgctgataaataatatgatagttatatgtacataaatcaTCATCTAGGTAAAAGATGTGTTAACTACAGATACATAATCTAAATGTTTTTTTGGATCAAATATATAACGCAAGATAGATCCTGTCcctggtataatttgccatggtttgttacatccttaaaaatttacCTAAATCATTAGTTAACCTTATCACTGGACAAGAAACTATAGATGAACATATCTCTAATCCCACCCTTAACCcatactttctcaaaaagccTTCTTTTACAAACCCAACTTTTTCAAGAACCCTTTGAGACCCAACATTTTCAGGCTCCACCAAAGCCGCCAGCCTAACCAGGAAGGGGAAATCTGTGAACACAACAGGAATGGCCATCTTGAGTGCCATGCTCACAATTCCTTGGCCCCAATAACAAGAGCCAATTGCATAGCCAAGATGGGCTCTGTGCCTATCATTTCCGGCTTCCGGCTTGACTGAAATGTACCCAATTGAACGGCCGTCCAGGCATATGGAGTGCCGCCATGGATGAGGTATGGCCACCTCCTGGATATACTTGAGGGCTTCTTGTTTGGAGGTGATGGGGTTCCATCTCAGAAAATGGGTCACTTTGTCGTCGCTTGCCCATTTCAGGAGGTCGTCGGCATCGGAGAGTTGGAACGCCCGGAGAGAGATTCTTGATGAGTCCATAATACAATATGCAAAGTGTTCTTGGGGCCTGGGGTTTGCTTTGCCGGGGAATTGAAAATTCTGagattttcttgaattcttgtCAAGTATAGCaacaaaattgaaaactagTCAACTAacaaattatttgtaaattgtTGTGTGGATTAGATTCTTTTGGTGGTCTATTCTAAATTCCAGAAATGATCCTtgactattatttttatcaatttttatcttcagttttttattttactaaagTTGGttccttaactattgattttgtatcaattttagtcattctgttaattatatgttaaataggtgttaaaattgagaaaaaaatgtaaaactaaatattttaacctttcttctCCACTTTGTTTTCCTCCTAGTAGTGCTTTTTTGTaccatttttgctatcaaataataaataaataaaacacctaatacaacagaaacaatttaacataaaatgtaaaaaataaatatattgacttACTTTGTTCcttatataatcttgcgatGGAGGAGaggaaacaaagtgaagaagaaatgttAAAATAGTTGGTTTTACATTTtcgccctcaattttaacacatatttaacataataaccaaaattggtacagaATCAATAGTTAAGAGACCAAAAgatgacaaaaattggtaaaagtcaatagtcaaaGAATTATTTCTGGATTTAACTCATTCTAAATAGGAAGTAAGGACTTCATAAAATCATTTTCTGAGTTTTTATGCATTTGGCTATCAACAAGAAATACTCATTTTGTTTAAAGGTAAAATGATACATTTTTGAGAGAAAATATCTTTCaactttttttaattgaaagacTTTTTTGAAATTCTTATCTCAAGCTCAATTATTTCTCTTTCTCtgcttgagatttcctaatttatccttaattatatgattatccgttaaatttttcgttaaatattctcttattcattaatattctgttaacttttaacttacccattaatttctataagatcTTAGGTTCAAACATCATTCCAATCAAAGTTGACATAAATGTTGAATACTACGAATACGTTAgcgtatattattaaaaaatgagCACCTAaatctattactcttattaaattaaataaattagtggttacaacaaacaaaaataatacatatgcattttttaaatttataattcgatgtctacaattccttaattcaaaaataaaatcaatataaaaaattttaaaaagagatataactttattagttatattgtcaatattttctaccatgcaaagattttttaccttcaaattgattaattaattatattaatacattatttattgttttctttttacactatcttgtaagtaaatatcaaagttatattacgaaataatgttatatatttatttaccaagtattatattaataacatgagaaatttttttttttaaaaatagtttgaacTATTAACTACttatggaggatttgttgacaaataagacattcaaataactcaataaattgatttaagactatcattattaaaaatatcaatataggatAATAGAACACTGTAACACACTTAATGCATTGAAAACATTCTGAGACTACAACATTaatggaatcaatctttcacaattcagaaaattaaaaaatagataccgttgcaacattcattaatcttgtatgtaaaaatTACCTAGTgtgtattctttaaatatattagaactaatataaatttacaattcatttcattttcattttgtacttttagtcttttacaGGAAAgaattatcaaaataagtattgTTTACTAAAGAAGAATCGCCCGGTTCAAGCTCAATCAACTTCGAGCTCAAGCCAAACTCAAGTGGGCTCATTTAATAATCGAGCCGAGTTCGCTTGAGCTTAAATGTTTTAGGTTCGTGGCTCATCGAACCGctcacaacacacacacatataggaaACTAACGAAATAAAAGAGAATATAATgagaatatatgtattttgtattgATGAATATTACTTGTGAATAGTAAACATTGCATCCCCGACATCCTAATGTCATATGTTATTGCCAATAATcaatagtatatgtatatatctaaCCAACATGattggcgtggtggttcagcacctgGGTTCGATCCCCACCCAGGTGAATGGAGCAAAACATTTGGCCAGTTGGGGGTTAAATCCCCACCCaagtgaatggagcaaaccatttggccagtcccctaccacttagtgtcCTTCGagtattgacttttaccaatttttgtcatcgacttttaattttatcaaagttttggtcccttaactattgattttttaCCAATTTTGATCATTCGGTTAAATCTACgttaaatatgtgttaaaattgagggcaaaaatgtaaaacaaactattttaacatttcttctttcactttgtttcccctcttccatcgcaagattatataggaaacAATGTACAAACGATTTACCTAGAAAATCCCAAATCAAAGAAAAATCATGGTACCACCACCCCCAACAAAGTTTCCACTATAACAAATATCAAGTACAAtgtttcagaaaaaaaaaattacaaataatgtGAAAATATCTAAAAGATGTCTGAAACAAATCAAGCTGACCCCCAAAATATTAGACGAAGATAACACCCAAGAAATTGACAAAACTGTACCAAAATGAAGAAACAAGCTGGATGATTTTCTCCTTCCATGCACTACCGCCTACGTACTGCCATAAAAGATGAAGAATGAAGCAAAATTGGTTTTCTTTGCCTTGCTGTCAAACCAAAATGCCTCACATCTCCGTTTCTCCTTTCTCTGGAGAGGGGCACACTTGTGTgtgaccgtctcacgggtcctTATTCTAtgtgtaaatgtcatacttatatgctcaaatataatactaatcaagtatacaatttttgttacgagaaaaaataatacatttttcataaatacttgacGTATTTTGAGCCCCAAACCATCCTGCCTCAAAGGAACAAGCCCATTTGATAGACTCCTCAGCATTAGCAGGTGGATAATGCTTGGCATATTGTCTCTTTGCCAAACTGTAATGGCATGtttagttggatggaaaatcaattccatggaaaagattttccaaaaagttgaggaaaatgagtaattatgttgtttggttggatggaaaatgttttccatggaatttgacttcccaaaaagaaaggaaaacaaattctttggttgagataggtattttgttttccaaagagggtgggaagaaagtataagcccttggactattttaccctcatcaaaattgactaattacacatgtatatatagccAAACCATTAATTactaagggcatattggtctttatattcataattcattaCCATTTcaaactcaaccaaacaatagaattcatattcccagtaatttcttttccaccaaccaaacagtggaatctattttcctggtaatttgttttccacaaaatttaaattccatttccttcaaatattttccggcGAACTGAACTGTAAATGGCAGGAATCATCAAGTCATGACAGTCATAAGTCACCTAAAAAGTCtgatttgtaattaataatgGCATGCCCAACAAACAGTTTGCTGCTCAACATTTTCAAACTATTCCGGTGCCCAATGCTTTggaattgaaaaaaatttactcCTGCTAATCAGATATTATAACTCAATAGCAAAAAATCTAAAATGTAgcgataagggtcaaatagacttTGCAATTATAGAACAAAATGCAATTAAAcctttaaattataattttttttaaaaaaaactcttCATTTTTATACAATTAGGTTGATTATCAGGTTACTTTTGAGTCACCgggtaaaaaatatttttttatttttggcaaaGAAACACACTAAGGAAGTCTGCTCCAACATGGCAAAATCCTGTTGGATGTATAACTATGAAACTATCAAATCTAAGCATCATGGCATTAAAATGAACTTATCTGTGAAAGTGACAGAGAAGACTGAAGTAGAAAGTCCTTTTGATCCACAAATTTGGGATGTTTAGCCAGCCATTAGAGTAGCAGCTTCATCCCCCCAATTCTTTGTTAGATGAATAGATCAGAATGCCATGTAAAAAAACAAGATTGCTGCGTTTTAATTTGCCCAAGATTATCATATCTTACGtgagggtctttctctccgttcCGTCCGATGGCCGTTAAATGGACCGGGGTCCAcccaaggggaatcgtcacttacGGAAATTGAACCtaggttctcccgaaattcttctccacaaagagagctcacttgccacttgagctaccccattaaattaattaacctCATTAAATGCTGAATCATTTATAATGCATAGTGGTTAGTTAATTAGAatgtattaattattacataattatgaggaaaattaaatataattaacaatGTGTAATTAGTGTATAATAATAACGCGGTGGGCGGCAGGACGTGTCGCCGGCAGCGCAGAGCGTAAGTTTTGGGATGGAGTAAAATTAGGGTTGTTGGTCTTGGACCCACTATTTAGGTATTTTTTATccttatatttcaaaaaataaatacataactacgtatttattattttgtatttatatacaGTATTCTTTTCGTATTCTCTAATTTTCGTATTCTCTAAGTTACAATGTATTctaatttgaaacaaatattatgaccctgtttggtaaataatcagtctatcagccaattttggcttatttgatcactattagttgtttggttaataagcttttttaactccaaaatactaaaattcaaaaggctactcaaagcagccttttcaattagctttttgagaaaagaaattataccaaacaactatcagctaacagccaatctatcaaacaactttttacaatcagctaatgttataaactaattataccttctaacccaaacatctaacccaatcagctaacagccatttaccaaacagggccatcaAAAGATAACAATGCATTCTTGAGATGCATGTTCAAAAAGGACAGCATGCATCCTACAGTGTAGTGTTGTCCATATTTGTATCCCAATAATTTCCGTCCTCTTTCTGTATCTTACCTAAAAAACAGGCCTTACGGGCGAAACCACCCTAGAAAGAAATCTGGCAGCTTTCTTTCATGTTTgcaaaaataattcaaaaacagACCAAAAAACAAATGCTGCATTTGACAAGATGATTCAAGATGGACAAAAAAGATCAGAGGTCATCTTGGATTAGTGCCAGAGCTAGCGAACTTAATTAACAGGAAGGATCTTCTTCACATCCACCATGAAAGAGTAAGAAGTTGGGAGACGAATGAAGCGAAAGCTGCAGACATCTCTCACCTTAAGATGATAGTACATGGCAAATTCTTTCCACCCATCTAAAATGCATGCATAGGATTTAGATTTCACCTTCCCACCACGTGATTTAAGTTTGGCTGGCCAGGTTTTACCACACGGTCCCCTAAGAGTGATGTTTGTGCTCTTCAACAGATTGTTTGATAAACTAAACTTCTTGGGAATGTACTGCAAATTGAAGTTCACACCTAATATCATCATATAAACGTTTTTTGGACAAATCATTAATACTCAGCTCAAATAATGAGTAATAGCTTGATCACCATGAAAGGACCACCTCTGCGTACATTGTAGGCTTTGATGGTGGTTGTAAAGCAGCTAGAATTTTCTTGCCCGGTACACAAATTCTTTCCTCCTACAACAAACAATTAGGGGTGATTATTAATTTGTGATTTCCTATCAAAATGTTCATTAGAGATATGCAGAGAAATTAAAGGTAACTAACCCTCATGGCTGGTTTCTGGGTTGGGATGGAGATCTTTCTGGCAACAAGTTCGATCAAACAGAATGACACTGAAATGAAAACTGCCCATGTGTTCAAACACGGCAAAATCTTTAAAAGCTATGCCATTTTGTCCCACAAAATCATCCCACCCCTTTGTGAAACAGAGTTTTTGATCTTTGCGTTCTTGGATTTTAACTTTGAAGCTACCATTTTGGCCTATTAACACCACTTCTTCTGGCTTCTTTTCCTTAAGTTTCTTGCACATAATTGGTGGCAGATCCTATGAAGCAATTAAgtaaagaaattatttataaaaaaaaaaaaaacaaaaaaaaaaaacaaaaaacaaagcatCGCATAAGATCAACTGATGACAAAGAGCCTaggaaaaataatgaaataggACAGAGAACAACATACCAGACTCGTATGGAACCCCCACCCCATAATCTTGAAGAAGCGCCAACCAATTGGAAGATTGTGTTCCATTCCAAAAGAGAGAAACTTAGGTTTTTATGGATTATATTGCAAAGGAGATAAGCTCAAGAAAATGTACGACTCCTTAGATTGTATGAAGCATTTATTGTTCACTAAAGAACAGTGATGGCATTTACACCAACAACACGAACCTGAGTAATATCTGTTTGGAGGCTCATTTTTTctctaaattatattaaatgtattttCACTTTTTGTGTCTTCTGAAATTCCCAAGTGTCTTTTGCAAttcctaaaatttaaatgttacatATATTGGTACTAATAAAAATGTTACATATATTAGGTCATTTTATAAAGAGTAATTCTATTTGTACCACCGAAAATTCTATTTACACCGCCATTTAATAGGTTTGATAGCTttataggtggtgtaaatagaatttgCTATTTGCACCATTTCCATCAAAGTTAGTCAAACATTAtagtttctatttaaattatttattatttatttgtgataagtgcatatttatcatatttttatctcatatttaaattcatttctATCACTTAACATTAATATTGTGCtcataattatattgattttcttCATTGAGATAAATAATTGCAAATTGACCAAAGTTGATTAAGAAAAGATAATTGAGCATGTTTTAGTGTTAGAATGGGGCGTATGGCATCTCTATTCTTGCTTgtttgtatttgtatttaattgCCACCCAACATGACAATGTTTAGTGGTATTTGTAGGATGAAATGATGAAGACAAAAAAGTGATGATGGAAAGTCGAGATAAaagcaaaagacaaaagaacaaagaattatattatatgtttatgaTGGAAACATGTGGGAGCAAAATCTGGAGGAATATTTGGCCAAAAGCATAAAGCGTTGAAAGTGCCCAAATTTAGGCAGTAGCTCCACACTGCAtactctcgacgcgtcgagcccttctttccttaatttatcTTGAATTAATCTTGTATCTAGATGCTTgttcttatttatatttggattttggattatgtttatgtctagattgttgtttgTTCTTCATTTATTATGAATGGTTAGTTTAGTttctatgagttgttgtgtgcaagacttgttGTTGAAAGTGTGTGATTAATGGTCAAAattacatgcttgtttgttgttgtgtcacggtgagaatcgggcatggctagaacactcttgccacacctattgatttatacaatgcgagagcttgataaattatagggggatttctcggctaatcttcggttccttcactggcgagagcgagttggaatttagaagttggccaaaacggttccttcactagtgacagcgtgttggaatctagaggttagtttaggctacctcctcacaacttgtaggattaacttgagttagggcatgttgatttgcttaggatctttaagaCGAGCCTCGCTCGTAGACTACAAGAAtagataacttgcggtttggcacactcgggtagatcacgagagaccgaggactttagtgcatttcctccattcacaagggataaaacttcttttctacatttgtttgactcaTGATGGACATTGACCTGATCCATATCCTTACCTATGTTGCAtcttatatatctctcttcatttgttgtatttatttttgtttgctaTAACCATGTTATTaccgaactagcttcacaagaatcaatccgagttagtgcttgaccaaccattccctgtggatcgataaccccggaatactctgggtatttgcgtgtacctaaaagctacaaTCAAATTGGGAAAGAAATTCTCATCGCTTTCTCCTCGATCCAACGGTTGAAGCTCCCAATCTTGCATCATCtctcttcttattacaaaataaatcctaaattactcctacactactaaacaatcCTCACTTGGAGGCTACATTTTGAAAGGAATAGAAAAGGAttaaagagagaaaagggagtaATCTAATCTGAATATTGGAtattgaagaatggagaaatgaggggtatttataatTGGGCAAAAGAAGGGGCAAAACTGGAATTTTGCAAAGTTGATTCGCACCCCGGGCtagattctcgacgcgtcgaaccCACCT
Coding sequences within it:
- the LOC116019353 gene encoding uncharacterized protein LOC116019353, with the protein product MEKMEETACKSESPEISLRPMELSDLDDFMEWATDERVSRFCTWDTYTCRDQAVDFIKNIAIPHPWLRVICLENRVIGAISVTPMSGNDSCRGELGYVLTHKYWGKGIATRAVKMVASAIFSEWPHMERLEALVDVDNKGSQRVLEKSGFLREGVLRKYHILKGRSRDFVIYSLLSSDSPSLVMEPMEIDGYGRQS
- the LOC116001129 gene encoding LOW QUALITY PROTEIN: uncharacterized protein LOC116001129 (The sequence of the model RefSeq protein was modified relative to this genomic sequence to represent the inferred CDS: inserted 1 base in 1 codon), whose translation is MDSSRISLRAFQLSDADDLLKWASDDKVTHFLRWNPITSKQEALKYIQEVAIPHPWRHSICLDGRSIGYISVKPEAGNDRHRAHLGYAIGSCYWGQGIVSMALKMAIPVVFTDFPFLVRLAALVEPENVGSQRVLEKVGFVKEGFLRKYGXKGGIRDMFIYSFLSSDKVN
- the LOC115998087 gene encoding B3 domain-containing protein REM8-like isoform X1, giving the protein MEHNLPIGWRFFKIMGWGFHTSLDLPPIMCKKLKEKKPEEVVLIGQNGSFKVKIQERKDQKLCFTKGWDDFVGQNGIAFKDFAVFEHMGSFHFSVILFDRTCCQKDLHPNPETSHEGGKNLCTGQENSSCFTTTIKAYNVRRGGPFMYIPKKFSLSNNLLKSTNITLRGPCGKTWPAKLKSRGGKVKSKSYACILDGWKEFAMYYHLKVRDVCSFRFIRLPTSYSFMVDVKKILPVN
- the LOC115998087 gene encoding putative B3 domain-containing protein At5g66980 isoform X2; this translates as MEHNLPIGWRFFKIMGWGFHTSLDLPPIMCKKLKEKKPEEVVLIGQNGSFKVKIQERKDQKLCFTKGWDDFVGQNGIAFKDFAVFEHMGSFHFSVILFDRTCCQKDLHPNPETSHEGGKNLCTGQENSSCFTTTIKAYNVRRVHSQEV